The Myxococcus virescens genome includes the window ACCACGTCCTCGCTGATGGCCCACGTGCTGGTGGCGGCGGGCAAGGACCCGTCCTTCCTCGTGGGCGGCGTCACGCAGAACTACGCGGGCAACTACCGCGTGGGGAAGGGGCCGCACTTCGTCGTGGAGGGCGACGAGTACGACACCGCGTACTGGGACAAGGGCTCCAAGTTCCTCCACTACCGGCCACGCACCGCCATCCTCACCAGCGTGGAGTTCGACCACGCGGACATCTTCCGCGACCTGCCGCACTACGAGGCGACCTTCGAGAAGTTCGTCCGCCTCATCCCCCAGGACGGACAGCTCATCGTCTGCGCCGCCTACCCCAACGCGGTGAAGCTGGCGCGCGAGGGTTGCCCGGGGCGCGTGGTGACGTACGTGGCGCAGGAGGGCGCGGACGCGGACTACACGCCTCGCAACCTGTCCTTCGGCCCGGACGGCGCCCGCTTCGACGTGGTGGCGCGCGGCGAGGTGCAGGGCACGGTGCAGCTCCCCATGGGCGGCGCGCACAACGTGGAGAACGCGCTGGCCGTCATCGCCGCGGCGCAGGGCCTGGGGCTCACCTTCGACGAAATCGCGCAGGGGCTGGCCACCTTCAGCGGCGTGAAGCGCCGGCAGGAGCTTCGCGGCGAGCCAGACGGCGTCATGGTGATTGACGACTTCGCGCACCACCCGACGGCGGTGCGGGAGACCATCGCCGCCATTCACCACCGCTACCCGGAGCGGCGGCTGTGGGCGATTTTCGAGCCGCGCTCCAACACCAGCCGCCGCAACATCCACCAGGAGGACTACGCCCACGCCTTCACCGGCGCGGCCCGCGCCAGCCTCAAGGTGCCCGAGCGCCACGACAAGGTGCCCGTGGGCGAGGAACTGGACGTGCGCAAGCTCGTCACCGACCTCCAGGCCCAGG containing:
- the mpl gene encoding UDP-N-acetylmuramate:L-alanyl-gamma-D-glutamyl-meso-diaminopimelate ligase; its protein translation is MADDNGNVLDTLEPGSVRRIHLVGVAGTGMGSFAGMLKAAGYDVTGSDENVYPPMSDMLRTWGIPAATPYRPENLDAAKPDLVIIGNVIRRVNPEATAVRERGLKQMSFPAALGSLFLDRSHSVVVAGTHGKTTTSSLMAHVLVAAGKDPSFLVGGVTQNYAGNYRVGKGPHFVVEGDEYDTAYWDKGSKFLHYRPRTAILTSVEFDHADIFRDLPHYEATFEKFVRLIPQDGQLIVCAAYPNAVKLAREGCPGRVVTYVAQEGADADYTPRNLSFGPDGARFDVVARGEVQGTVQLPMGGAHNVENALAVIAAAQGLGLTFDEIAQGLATFSGVKRRQELRGEPDGVMVIDDFAHHPTAVRETIAAIHHRYPERRLWAIFEPRSNTSRRNIHQEDYAHAFTGAARASLKVPERHDKVPVGEELDVRKLVTDLQAQGIPAEGATDVQALVDLAAREARPGDVLLVMSNGAFGGFIDKVLAALSARAQKGA